A window of Streptomyces armeniacus contains these coding sequences:
- the pyrH gene encoding UMP kinase — MHEEISMSKDTDKDNGRRRFLLKLSGEAFAGGGGLGVDPDVVHKMAREIASVVREGAEIAVVIGGGNFFRGAELQQRGMDRARSDYMGMLGTVMNCLALQDFLEKEGIDSRVQTAITMGQVAEPYIPLRAVRHLEKGRVVIFGAGMGMPYFSTDTTAAQRALEIDAEALLMGKNGVDGVYDADPATNPDAVKFDALEYGEVITRDLRVADATAVTLCRDNKLPILVFELLAEGNIGRAVKGEKIGTLVSSQGTRD, encoded by the coding sequence ATGCACGAGGAGATCTCCATGAGCAAAGACACCGACAAAGACAACGGCCGGCGTCGCTTCCTGCTGAAACTCTCCGGTGAGGCGTTCGCCGGCGGTGGGGGGCTGGGGGTCGACCCCGACGTCGTGCACAAGATGGCACGGGAGATCGCCTCCGTGGTCCGCGAGGGTGCGGAGATCGCCGTCGTGATCGGGGGAGGGAACTTCTTCCGCGGCGCTGAGCTGCAGCAGCGCGGCATGGACCGGGCGCGCTCCGACTACATGGGCATGCTCGGCACGGTCATGAACTGCCTGGCGCTCCAGGACTTCCTGGAGAAGGAGGGCATCGACTCCCGTGTCCAGACCGCCATCACCATGGGGCAGGTCGCGGAGCCGTACATCCCGCTGCGGGCCGTACGGCACCTGGAGAAGGGCCGCGTCGTCATCTTCGGCGCCGGGATGGGCATGCCGTACTTCTCCACCGACACCACCGCCGCCCAGCGAGCCCTGGAGATCGACGCCGAGGCGCTGCTGATGGGCAAGAACGGCGTGGACGGGGTGTACGACGCCGACCCGGCGACGAACCCCGACGCCGTGAAGTTCGACGCGCTGGAGTACGGCGAGGTCATCACCAGGGACCTCAGGGTCGCCGACGCCACCGCCGTCACCCTCTGCCGGGACAACAAGCTGCCGATCCTCGTCTTCGAGTTGCTGGCGGAGGGCAATATCGGCCGCGCGGTGAAAGGTGAGAAGATCGGCACCCTGGTGAGCAGCCAGGGCACCAGGGACTGA
- the frr gene encoding ribosome recycling factor, with protein sequence MIEETLLEAEEKMEKAVVVAKEDFAAIRTGRAHPAMFNKIVAEYYGTMTPINQLASFSVPEPRMAVVTPFDKSSLRNIEQAIRDSDLGVNPSNDGHLIRVVFPELTEERRREFIKVAKTKGEDAKISIRSIRRKAKETIDKAIKDGEVGEDEGRRAERELDDTTAKYVGQVDELLKHKEAELLEV encoded by the coding sequence GTGATCGAAGAGACCCTCCTCGAGGCCGAGGAGAAGATGGAGAAGGCGGTCGTCGTCGCCAAGGAGGACTTCGCCGCGATCCGCACCGGTCGTGCGCACCCGGCGATGTTCAACAAGATCGTGGCGGAGTACTACGGCACGATGACCCCGATCAACCAGCTGGCGTCGTTCTCGGTGCCGGAGCCGCGGATGGCGGTGGTCACTCCGTTCGACAAGAGCTCGCTGCGCAACATCGAGCAGGCGATCCGCGACTCAGACCTGGGCGTCAACCCGTCGAACGACGGGCACCTCATCCGGGTGGTGTTTCCCGAGCTGACGGAGGAGCGCCGCAGGGAGTTCATCAAGGTCGCGAAGACCAAGGGCGAGGACGCCAAGATCTCCATCCGGAGCATCCGCCGCAAGGCCAAGGAGACCATCGACAAGGCCATCAAGGACGGCGAGGTCGGTGAGGACGAGGGACGCCGCGCGGAGCGGGAGCTGGACGACACCACCGCCAAGTACGTGGGGCAGGTGGACGAGCTGCTCAAGCACAAGGAAGCCGAGCTGCTCGAAGTCTGA
- a CDS encoding phosphatidate cytidylyltransferase, whose protein sequence is MTDSTRGVPSPGAGFRSTPERRPAMPGHASQRSEAGVPARLDGDLADASQTRPMPIVPDPPDRGDPGSSDDAGRDGPRDRAGPSGQSGPSGRPATPPPGRRARAGGPDQGKDQDKGRGGKRAGRDLRAAIGVGLGLGAVIIASLFVYKPVFLGVIVAAVGVGLWELTTRLAERKEIRVPLVPLVVGGAAMVVAGYARGAEGAWVAMALTALAVLVWRMTESSEEYLRDVTAGVFAAFYVPFLATFVALMLAADDGAWRVLTFLLLTVVSDTGAYAVGWRFGTHKLAPRISPGKTREGLLGAVGFAMAAGALCMHFLIDDGVWWQGLVLGLAVAVSATLGDLGESMIKRDLGIKDMGTLLPGHGGIMDRLDSLLPTAPVAWLLLVVFVGTG, encoded by the coding sequence GTGACTGACTCAACGCGGGGGGTTCCGTCGCCGGGTGCCGGCTTCAGGAGCACTCCCGAACGGCGCCCCGCCATGCCGGGGCACGCCTCCCAGCGAAGCGAGGCGGGCGTTCCCGCGCGCCTGGACGGCGACTTGGCGGACGCGTCGCAGACTCGGCCCATGCCCATCGTGCCCGACCCGCCGGACCGGGGTGACCCCGGCAGCAGCGACGACGCAGGACGCGACGGACCCCGGGACCGTGCGGGACCATCCGGCCAGTCCGGTCCGTCCGGCCGGCCCGCGACTCCGCCGCCGGGCCGCCGGGCCCGTGCCGGCGGCCCGGACCAGGGGAAGGACCAGGACAAGGGCAGGGGAGGCAAGCGCGCGGGACGCGACCTGCGGGCGGCGATAGGGGTCGGCCTCGGCCTCGGCGCCGTCATCATCGCCTCCCTCTTCGTCTACAAGCCGGTGTTCCTCGGCGTGATCGTCGCCGCGGTCGGCGTCGGCCTCTGGGAGCTGACGACCCGGCTCGCCGAACGCAAGGAGATCCGCGTCCCGCTGGTGCCGCTGGTCGTCGGCGGTGCCGCGATGGTCGTCGCGGGCTACGCGCGGGGTGCGGAGGGCGCGTGGGTGGCGATGGCCCTCACGGCGCTCGCGGTGCTGGTCTGGCGCATGACCGAATCGTCCGAGGAGTATCTGCGGGACGTGACGGCGGGCGTCTTCGCGGCGTTCTACGTGCCGTTCCTGGCGACCTTCGTGGCCCTGATGCTGGCGGCGGACGACGGCGCGTGGCGCGTGCTGACGTTCCTGCTGCTGACGGTCGTCAGCGACACCGGCGCGTACGCGGTCGGCTGGCGCTTCGGCACGCACAAGCTCGCGCCCCGGATCAGTCCCGGCAAGACCCGTGAAGGGCTGCTCGGCGCGGTCGGCTTCGCGATGGCGGCGGGCGCGCTGTGCATGCACTTCCTGATCGACGACGGCGTCTGGTGGCAGGGGCTCGTGCTGGGCCTGGCGGTCGCGGTCAGCGCGACGCTCGGCGACCTGGGCGAGTCCATGATCAAACGGGACCTGGGCATCAAGGACATGGGCACGCTGCTGCCGGGCCACGGCGGGATCATGGACCGACTGGACTCGCTGCTGCCCACGGCCCCGGTCGCCTGGCTGCTCCTGGTGGTCTTCGTCGGCACGGGCTGA
- the rlmN gene encoding 23S rRNA (adenine(2503)-C(2))-methyltransferase RlmN gives MPAPGELTFAAPRGAAKPPRHLADLAPAERREAVAALGEKPFRAKQLSQHYFARYAHDPAQWTDIPAAAREKLAAELLPELMTVLRHISCDDDTTRKTLWKLHDGTLVESVLMRYPDRVTMCVSSQAGCGMNCPFCATGQAGLDRNLSTAEIVHQIVDGMRALRDGEVPGGTSQAGGSGGGQARLSNIVFMGMGEPLANYNRVVGAIRRLTDPEPDGLGISQRGITVSTVGLVPAMLRFADEGLSCRLAVSLHAPDDELRDTLVPVNTRWKVREVLDAAWEYAERSGRRVSIEYALIRDINDQAWRADLLGRLLKGKRVHVNLIPLNPTPGSKWTASRPEDEREFVRALEAHRVPVTVRDTRGQEIDGACGQLAATER, from the coding sequence ATGCCTGCACCCGGAGAACTGACTTTCGCCGCCCCTCGCGGCGCCGCCAAGCCGCCCCGGCACCTCGCCGACCTCGCCCCCGCGGAGCGCCGCGAGGCGGTGGCCGCGCTCGGTGAGAAGCCGTTCCGCGCCAAGCAGCTGTCGCAGCACTACTTCGCGCGCTACGCCCACGACCCCGCGCAGTGGACGGACATCCCCGCTGCCGCTCGCGAGAAGCTGGCGGCGGAGCTGCTGCCGGAGCTCATGACGGTGCTGCGGCACATCAGCTGCGACGACGACACGACCCGCAAGACGCTCTGGAAGCTGCACGACGGGACGCTCGTCGAGTCCGTGCTGATGCGCTATCCGGACCGGGTCACGATGTGCGTCAGCTCGCAGGCGGGCTGCGGCATGAACTGCCCGTTCTGTGCCACGGGCCAGGCAGGGCTGGACCGGAACCTGTCCACCGCCGAGATCGTGCACCAGATCGTGGACGGCATGCGCGCGCTGCGCGACGGGGAGGTGCCAGGGGGTACCTCCCAGGCCGGAGGCTCTGGGGGCGGGCAGGCGCGCCTGTCCAACATCGTCTTCATGGGCATGGGCGAGCCCCTGGCGAACTACAACCGCGTCGTCGGCGCCATCCGCCGGCTGACCGACCCCGAGCCGGACGGGCTGGGCATCTCCCAGCGCGGCATCACCGTGTCGACCGTCGGCCTCGTCCCGGCCATGCTCCGCTTCGCGGACGAGGGCCTCAGCTGCCGGCTCGCCGTGTCCCTGCACGCGCCCGACGACGAACTCCGGGACACGCTCGTACCGGTGAACACCCGCTGGAAGGTACGGGAGGTGCTGGACGCCGCGTGGGAGTACGCCGAGCGCTCCGGCCGCCGTGTCTCCATCGAGTACGCGCTGATCAGGGACATCAACGACCAGGCGTGGCGGGCCGATCTCCTCGGCCGGCTGCTCAAGGGCAAGCGGGTGCACGTCAACCTCATCCCGCTCAACCCCACCCCCGGCTCGAAGTGGACCGCGTCCCGCCCGGAGGACGAGCGGGAGTTCGTACGGGCGCTGGAGGCGCACCGCGTGCCGGTGACCGTACGGGACACCCGCGGGCAGGAGATCGACGGCGCCTGCGGGCAGCTGGCGGCGACGGAGCGCTGA
- a CDS encoding thiamine ABC transporter substrate-binding protein: MRHTVTTGLAVALGASLLAGCGSGGSAEDGKGSKTVTLVTHDSFAASKKVLNEFTERTGYKVRVLRGGDAGSAVNQAVLNKDNPQGDVFFGVDNTLLSRALDNGVFTPYEAKGLDKVPARLRADPEKHRVTPVDTGDICVNYDRDYFSREKLDPPRTLDDLTKPAYKDLLVTQNAATSSPGLGFLLATIEKYGKDEWQGYWKKLRANGVEVVDGWEQAYNDRFSGSAAGKGKGDRPLVVSYASSPPVEVLGKKPQPEQAPTGVAEETCFRQTEFAGLLSGAGNEKGGKALLDFLLSRAFQEDLPLQMFVNPARADAKLPELFTRYGVTVDDPATMAPEKIGEGREQWVKSWTSLVLK, from the coding sequence ATGAGACACACCGTGACCACCGGCCTCGCCGTCGCGCTGGGCGCCTCACTGCTCGCCGGGTGCGGATCGGGGGGTTCCGCCGAGGACGGCAAGGGGTCGAAGACCGTCACGCTCGTCACGCACGACTCGTTCGCGGCGTCGAAGAAGGTGCTCAACGAGTTCACCGAGCGCACCGGTTACAAGGTGCGGGTCCTGCGCGGCGGCGACGCAGGCTCCGCCGTCAACCAGGCCGTCCTCAACAAGGACAACCCGCAGGGCGACGTCTTCTTCGGCGTCGACAACACCCTGCTCTCGCGCGCCCTCGACAACGGCGTCTTCACCCCGTACGAGGCGAAGGGCCTGGACAAGGTCCCCGCGCGGCTCCGGGCGGACCCGGAGAAGCACCGCGTCACGCCCGTCGACACCGGCGACATCTGCGTCAACTACGACCGGGACTACTTCTCCCGCGAGAAGCTCGACCCGCCCCGCACCCTCGACGACCTGACGAAGCCCGCCTACAAGGACCTCCTGGTCACGCAGAACGCCGCCACCTCCTCGCCCGGCCTCGGCTTCCTGCTCGCCACCATCGAGAAGTACGGCAAGGACGAGTGGCAGGGCTACTGGAAGAAGCTCCGCGCCAACGGCGTCGAGGTCGTCGATGGCTGGGAGCAGGCGTACAACGACCGCTTCAGCGGCTCGGCCGCCGGAAAGGGCAAGGGCGACCGGCCGCTCGTCGTCTCGTACGCGTCCAGCCCGCCCGTCGAGGTGCTCGGCAAGAAGCCGCAGCCGGAGCAGGCGCCGACGGGCGTCGCCGAGGAGACGTGCTTCCGGCAGACGGAGTTCGCCGGGCTGCTGTCGGGCGCCGGGAACGAGAAGGGTGGCAAGGCGCTGCTGGACTTCCTGCTCAGCAGGGCGTTCCAGGAGGACCTGCCGCTGCAGATGTTCGTGAATCCGGCGCGTGCGGACGCGAAGCTGCCCGAGCTGTTCACCCGGTACGGCGTGACCGTGGACGATCCGGCGACGATGGCGCCGGAGAAGATCGGCGAGGGCAGGGAGCAGTGGGTGAAGTCGTGGACCTCACTCGTACTGAAGTGA
- a CDS encoding ABC transporter permease produces the protein MAVPAAFFALFFGYPVAAIVGRGLREGGRWQLGRAGEVLSDPDVLHVLWFTVWQAAASTGLTLLVALPGAYVFARFDFPGKQLLRALVTVPFVLPTVVVGSAFLALLGRGGALDEAFGLRLDTSVWAILLAHVFFNYAVVVRTVGGLWSQLDPRQEEAARVLGASRFAAWRKVTLRALAPSLAAAALMVFLFTFTSFGVVQVLGGPRYATLEVEIYRQTAGLLDLPTAAVLTLLQFAAVAVLLAVHAWSVRRRESALGLVDARHTARRPEGAGQWALLWSVLAVIAVLLVTPLAVLVERSLRTSDGGYGLAFYRALNTLDENGTFLVPPAEAIGNSLAYAAAATLIALLVGGLAAAALTRRAGRLVRGFDALLMLPLGTSAVTVGFGFLIALDEPPLDLRSSWILVPLAQALVGVPFVLRTMLPVLRAVDVRLREAAAVLGASPLRAWRTVELPLVRRALLVASGFAFAVSLGEFGATIFIARPDSPTLPVAVSRFLGRAGELNYGQAMALSTILMLVCAVTLLALERVRAGRAGEF, from the coding sequence ATGGCCGTCCCCGCCGCCTTCTTCGCGCTGTTCTTCGGCTATCCCGTCGCCGCGATCGTCGGCCGCGGGCTGCGCGAGGGCGGGCGGTGGCAGCTGGGGCGGGCCGGCGAGGTGCTGTCCGATCCGGACGTGCTGCACGTGCTGTGGTTCACGGTCTGGCAGGCCGCCGCGTCGACCGGGCTGACGCTGCTGGTGGCGCTGCCGGGCGCGTACGTCTTCGCCCGTTTCGACTTCCCCGGCAAGCAGCTGCTGCGCGCGCTGGTGACGGTGCCGTTCGTGCTGCCGACGGTCGTCGTCGGGTCGGCGTTCCTCGCGCTGCTGGGCCGGGGCGGCGCGTTGGACGAGGCGTTCGGGCTGCGGCTGGACACCTCGGTGTGGGCGATCCTGCTGGCGCACGTGTTCTTCAACTACGCCGTGGTCGTACGGACCGTGGGCGGCCTCTGGTCGCAGCTCGACCCGCGCCAGGAGGAGGCCGCGCGGGTCCTCGGCGCGAGCCGCTTCGCCGCCTGGCGGAAGGTGACGCTGCGGGCTCTGGCGCCCTCGCTCGCGGCGGCGGCGCTGATGGTCTTCCTGTTCACGTTCACGTCGTTCGGCGTCGTCCAGGTGCTCGGCGGGCCGCGCTACGCGACGCTGGAGGTCGAGATCTACCGGCAGACGGCGGGCCTGCTCGACCTGCCGACCGCCGCCGTGCTGACGCTGCTCCAGTTCGCCGCCGTCGCCGTCCTGCTCGCCGTGCACGCGTGGTCCGTACGCCGCCGGGAGTCGGCGCTCGGCCTGGTGGACGCCCGGCACACCGCACGCCGCCCGGAGGGCGCGGGGCAGTGGGCGCTGCTCTGGTCCGTGCTCGCCGTCATCGCGGTGCTGCTGGTGACCCCGCTGGCCGTCCTCGTCGAACGCTCCCTGCGCACCTCCGACGGCGGCTACGGGCTGGCGTTCTACCGCGCCCTGAACACCCTGGACGAGAACGGCACCTTCCTGGTGCCGCCCGCCGAGGCGATCGGCAACTCCCTCGCGTACGCCGCCGCCGCGACGCTCATCGCGCTCCTCGTCGGCGGCCTCGCCGCCGCCGCGCTCACCCGCCGGGCCGGCCGCCTCGTGCGCGGCTTCGACGCGCTGCTGATGCTGCCGCTGGGCACCTCCGCCGTGACCGTCGGTTTCGGCTTCCTCATCGCACTGGACGAGCCGCCGCTCGACCTCCGTTCGTCGTGGATTCTGGTGCCGCTGGCGCAGGCGCTGGTCGGAGTGCCGTTCGTGCTCCGTACGATGCTGCCCGTCCTGCGCGCCGTGGACGTACGCCTCCGGGAGGCCGCCGCAGTGCTCGGCGCGTCGCCGCTGCGGGCGTGGCGTACGGTCGAACTGCCGCTGGTGCGCCGCGCGTTGCTGGTCGCGTCGGGTTTCGCGTTCGCCGTGTCGCTCGGCGAGTTCGGCGCGACGATCTTCATCGCGCGCCCGGACAGCCCCACCCTGCCCGTCGCCGTCTCCCGCTTCCTGGGCCGCGCCGGCGAGCTCAACTACGGGCAGGCGATGGCCCTGAGCACGATCCTGATGCTGGTGTGCGCGGTGACGCTGCTCGCACTGGAACGCGTACGCGCCGGCCGTGCGGGGGAGTTCTGA
- a CDS encoding ABC transporter ATP-binding protein, whose translation MLRLEDVTVRYGARAALDAVDLSVAEHETVCVLGPSGSGKSTLLRVVAGLQAPDAGRVLLSGRDQRGVPAHKRGLGLMFQDHQLFPQRDAGGNVAFGLQMRRLGRDRVEHRVTELLDLVGLPGAARRAIPSLSGGEQQRVALARALAPEPKLLMLDEPLGQLDRGLRERLVVELRLLFRRLGTTVLAVTHDQGEAFALADRVVVMREGRIAQAGTPLEVWQRPASEFVARFLGFDNVVRATVNGRTADTPWGPVPVPDGTPQGDRTLLIRPTGVRVTAPPPADGLRCTVTGRTFRGGASSAVALLLAPADGPPLEASCDLRDAPDVDETVGVTFAADDVVVLPEDA comes from the coding sequence ATGCTGCGTCTGGAAGACGTCACCGTACGGTACGGCGCGCGGGCCGCGCTGGACGCGGTGGACCTGTCCGTCGCCGAGCACGAGACCGTGTGCGTGCTCGGCCCCAGCGGCAGCGGCAAATCGACGCTCCTGCGCGTCGTCGCGGGCCTTCAGGCCCCGGACGCCGGGCGCGTCCTGCTGTCCGGGCGTGACCAGAGGGGCGTGCCCGCGCACAAGCGGGGCCTGGGGCTGATGTTCCAGGACCACCAGCTGTTCCCGCAGCGCGACGCGGGCGGCAACGTCGCGTTCGGCCTCCAGATGCGGCGGCTCGGCCGCGACCGGGTGGAGCACCGCGTCACCGAACTCCTCGACCTCGTCGGCCTCCCCGGCGCCGCCCGCCGCGCCATCCCCTCGCTGTCCGGCGGCGAGCAGCAGCGGGTGGCGCTGGCCCGCGCGCTGGCGCCGGAGCCGAAGCTGCTGATGCTGGACGAGCCGCTCGGCCAGCTGGACCGCGGGCTGCGCGAGCGGCTCGTCGTCGAACTGCGCCTGCTGTTCCGCCGTTTGGGCACCACCGTGCTGGCCGTGACGCACGACCAGGGGGAGGCGTTCGCGCTCGCCGACCGGGTGGTCGTCATGCGGGAGGGCCGGATCGCTCAGGCGGGCACGCCGCTGGAGGTGTGGCAGCGCCCGGCGTCCGAGTTCGTCGCCCGCTTCCTCGGCTTCGACAACGTCGTACGGGCCACTGTCAACGGCCGTACGGCGGACACCCCGTGGGGCCCGGTCCCCGTACCGGACGGCACCCCGCAGGGCGACCGTACGCTGCTGATCCGCCCCACGGGCGTACGCGTCACCGCGCCCCCGCCCGCGGACGGGCTGCGGTGCACGGTCACCGGCCGTACGTTCCGCGGCGGCGCCTCGTCGGCCGTCGCGCTGCTGCTGGCACCGGCCGACGGGCCACCGCTGGAGGCGAGTTGCGACCTGCGGGACGCGCCCGACGTGGACGAGACCGTCGGCGTCACCTTCGCCGCGGACGATGTCGTGGTGCTGCCGGAGGACGCGTAA
- a CDS encoding LOG family protein, which produces MLPHDASGAPDTYDPHGTLGTPQQAAGDREIETLEEFDQVVADTGSLAGWRVQSVDLRERTDALAPVDTDGAVFLGCPMRPEAAAAARAGGALVFPPVPDLPFDPYRGLLYDAAELFENLADGYEHTPDARAYAWFQRTGTDGDIFSSMLRAIHDDAISDALDELLAGQRVVGVMGGHALKRGSDAFAGAARLGRTLARAGLTVATGGGPGAMEAANLGAYAAPFEDGMLGKALEILAADPSFTPSVGAWARAAFAVREGWPGGGPSVGIPTWFYGHEPPNAFASHIAKYFVNAVREDGLLARSNAGVVFLPGAAGTLQEIFDNATPNYYQSRGEPTPMVLVDKEHWTRTLPAWPLLCSLAEGRPMASRIALVDSVDEVPETLERLRTA; this is translated from the coding sequence ATGCTGCCTCACGACGCCTCCGGCGCCCCCGACACGTACGACCCGCACGGCACGCTCGGCACACCTCAACAGGCCGCCGGGGACCGGGAGATCGAGACCCTCGAAGAGTTCGACCAGGTGGTCGCGGACACCGGTTCGCTGGCGGGCTGGCGCGTGCAATCCGTCGATCTGCGCGAACGTACGGACGCGCTGGCGCCCGTGGACACCGACGGCGCCGTCTTCCTCGGCTGTCCGATGCGGCCGGAGGCCGCCGCTGCGGCGCGGGCCGGCGGGGCACTCGTCTTCCCGCCGGTGCCGGACCTGCCGTTCGACCCGTACCGCGGGCTGCTGTACGACGCGGCCGAGCTGTTCGAGAACCTGGCCGACGGCTACGAGCACACGCCGGACGCCCGCGCGTACGCGTGGTTCCAGCGCACCGGGACCGACGGCGACATCTTCAGCTCCATGCTGCGGGCCATCCACGACGACGCCATCTCCGACGCCCTCGACGAACTCCTCGCCGGGCAGCGGGTGGTGGGTGTGATGGGCGGCCACGCGCTGAAGCGCGGCTCCGACGCGTTCGCGGGCGCCGCCCGCCTCGGCCGTACGCTGGCGCGCGCCGGGCTGACCGTCGCCACGGGCGGCGGTCCGGGCGCCATGGAGGCGGCGAACCTGGGCGCGTACGCCGCTCCGTTCGAGGACGGCATGCTCGGCAAGGCGCTCGAAATCCTCGCGGCCGACCCGTCGTTCACCCCGTCCGTGGGCGCCTGGGCGCGGGCCGCGTTCGCGGTGCGCGAGGGGTGGCCGGGCGGCGGGCCCTCGGTGGGCATACCGACCTGGTTCTACGGCCACGAGCCGCCCAACGCCTTCGCGTCGCACATCGCCAAGTACTTCGTGAACGCCGTACGCGAGGACGGCCTGCTCGCCCGCTCCAACGCCGGGGTCGTCTTCCTGCCGGGCGCCGCGGGCACGCTGCAGGAGATCTTCGACAACGCGACGCCCAACTACTACCAGTCGCGCGGCGAGCCGACCCCGATGGTGCTCGTCGACAAGGAGCACTGGACGCGTACGCTGCCCGCCTGGCCGCTGCTGTGCTCGCTCGCGGAGGGCCGCCCGATGGCGTCCCGTATCGCCCTCGTGGACTCGGTGGACGAGGTACCCGAGACGCTGGAGCGGCTGCGGACGGCCTGA
- a CDS encoding ABC transporter ATP-binding protein translates to MAAPPDDDVLWARGLHYAYDGSPALQGVTLGIREREIVSISGPRGSGKTTLLGCLSGRLLPAEGEVWFNSVPLHTMGRPARERLRRDRFGWIGSEPELVPELTAWENAALPLLLNGTRQRAARTAAHEWLERLDIGDCARKRPADLLQSQRQRVAIARALATRPAVLFADEPTAPLHQADRLQALRTLATAARSHDITVVLTSPDPAATATDDATGAALVDRCVALVDGRRATSLPAADSEGSAACSLSV, encoded by the coding sequence ATGGCTGCCCCGCCGGACGACGACGTGCTCTGGGCACGCGGACTGCACTACGCGTACGACGGCTCCCCGGCGCTCCAGGGAGTCACCCTCGGAATCCGCGAACGGGAGATCGTGTCCATCTCGGGCCCGCGCGGCAGCGGCAAGACCACGCTGCTGGGCTGCCTGTCGGGGCGGCTGCTCCCGGCGGAGGGCGAGGTCTGGTTCAACAGCGTGCCGCTGCACACGATGGGCCGGCCCGCACGGGAGCGGCTGCGCCGCGACCGCTTCGGCTGGATCGGCAGCGAGCCGGAGCTCGTGCCCGAACTGACCGCGTGGGAGAACGCCGCCCTGCCGCTGCTGCTGAACGGCACCCGGCAGCGCGCCGCCCGTACGGCCGCGCACGAGTGGCTCGAACGGCTCGACATCGGCGACTGCGCCCGCAAGCGCCCCGCCGACCTGCTGCAGTCGCAGCGCCAGCGGGTGGCGATCGCACGGGCGCTGGCCACCAGGCCCGCCGTGCTCTTCGCCGACGAGCCGACCGCGCCGCTGCACCAGGCCGACCGGCTGCAGGCGCTCCGTACGCTGGCCACCGCCGCGCGCTCGCACGACATCACGGTCGTGCTCACCTCGCCCGACCCGGCTGCGACGGCGACGGACGACGCGACGGGGGCGGCGCTCGTCGACCGGTGCGTCGCGCTCGTCGACGGCCGCCGGGCCACCTCACTCCCCGCCGCCGACTCGGAGGGCAGCGCCGCGTGCTCGCTCTCCGTCTAG
- a CDS encoding aspartate aminotransferase family protein → MGNSIAVSKDLSRTAYDHLWMHFARMSSYEHAPVPTIVRGEGAYVFDDAGKRYLDGLAGLFVVQAGHGRAELAEAAAKQARELAFFPIWSYAHPKAVELAERLAGHAPGDLNKVFFTTGGGEAVETAWKLAKQYHKLTGNHTKYKVISRAVAYHGTPQGALSITGLPALKAPFEPLVPGAHKVPNTNIYRAPLYGDDPVAFGRWAADQIEQEILFEGPETVAAVFLEPVQNAGGCFPPPPGYFERVREICDRHGVLLVSDEVICAFGRLGTVFACDKFGYVPDIITCAKGMTSGYSPIGAAVISDRLAEPFFHADNTFLHGYTFGGHPVSAAVGLANLDILEREGLYQHVLDQEGAFRGTLEKLLDLPIVGDVRGDGFFYGIELVKDKATKETFTDEECERVLYGFLSGALFDAGLYCRADDRGDPVVQLAPPLIADQAVFDEIEQILRGVLTEAWAKL, encoded by the coding sequence GTGGGGAACTCGATAGCCGTGAGCAAGGACCTGTCCCGTACCGCATACGACCACCTGTGGATGCACTTCGCCCGCATGTCGTCGTACGAGCACGCGCCCGTACCCACCATCGTCCGCGGCGAGGGCGCCTACGTCTTCGACGACGCCGGCAAGCGCTACCTCGACGGCCTCGCCGGGCTGTTCGTCGTCCAGGCGGGCCACGGACGTGCGGAGCTCGCCGAGGCCGCCGCCAAGCAGGCGCGGGAGCTGGCGTTCTTCCCCATCTGGAGCTACGCGCACCCGAAGGCGGTCGAGCTCGCCGAACGGCTCGCCGGGCACGCGCCGGGCGACCTGAACAAGGTCTTCTTCACCACCGGCGGCGGCGAGGCCGTGGAGACCGCCTGGAAGCTGGCGAAGCAGTACCACAAGCTCACCGGCAACCACACCAAGTACAAGGTGATCTCACGCGCCGTCGCCTACCACGGCACCCCGCAGGGCGCGCTGTCCATCACCGGCCTCCCGGCCCTCAAGGCGCCGTTCGAGCCGCTGGTGCCCGGCGCGCACAAGGTGCCGAACACCAACATCTACCGCGCCCCCCTGTACGGCGACGACCCGGTGGCCTTCGGCCGCTGGGCGGCCGACCAGATCGAGCAGGAGATCCTCTTCGAGGGGCCCGAAACGGTCGCCGCGGTGTTCCTGGAGCCGGTGCAGAACGCGGGCGGCTGCTTCCCGCCGCCGCCCGGCTACTTCGAGCGGGTGCGCGAGATCTGCGACCGGCACGGCGTACTGCTCGTCTCCGACGAGGTCATCTGCGCCTTCGGCCGGCTCGGCACGGTGTTCGCCTGCGACAAGTTCGGCTACGTCCCGGACATCATCACCTGCGCCAAGGGCATGACCTCCGGCTACTCCCCCATCGGCGCGGCCGTCATCTCCGACCGGCTGGCCGAGCCGTTCTTCCACGCCGACAACACCTTCCTGCACGGCTACACCTTCGGCGGCCACCCGGTGTCCGCGGCCGTCGGCCTCGCCAACCTCGACATCCTCGAGCGCGAGGGCCTCTACCAGCACGTGCTGGACCAGGAGGGCGCGTTCCGCGGCACCCTGGAGAAGCTGCTGGACCTGCCGATCGTCGGCGACGTGCGCGGCGACGGCTTCTTCTACGGCATCGAGCTGGTCAAGGACAAGGCGACCAAGGAGACGTTCACCGACGAGGAGTGCGAGCGCGTCCTCTACGGCTTCCTCTCCGGCGCGCTCTTCGACGCGGGCCTCTACTGCCGCGCCGACGACCGCGGCGACCCCGTCGTCCAGCTCGCCCCGCCGCTGATCGCGGACCAGGCGGTGTTCGACGAGATCGAGCAGATCCTCCGCGGCGTCCTCACGGAGGCCTGGGCCAAGCTCTGA